One Rhododendron vialii isolate Sample 1 chromosome 2a, ASM3025357v1 genomic region harbors:
- the LOC131315579 gene encoding uncharacterized protein LOC131315579 isoform X4 codes for MSNRMKEEERIERIIRNLLKLPENRRCINCNSLGPQYVCTTFWTFVCTTCSGVHREFTHRVKSVSMAKFNAEEVSALQAGGNERARQIYFKEWDPQRHSYPDGSNQNRLRDFIKHIYVDRKFAGDRGMGKLAMVRAGAQEDFSDRCSFETPSAGGRNDDRKSKYYIEERRSPRNKPENVRSGHRNRPVHFEVVDDRFRDDGLGNGRSYETHRSSNAESRAGSRLGKISPPVARPVSELLGENVPCLQVGGSPNANDRRDTDSSAHGQKTASPSEPVESKSLEPKTVNSVSLIDFSADPEPPDPAAAPQTQQTALSIEGGNGASDTPVVNSLESLLFGLSAPAAGPVDIMSEALAIMDGESAAPLALSNNVGGTVAESTSDKPAASPVGMELMLLSSSNDSNVRFTDGQKLPITQQNQLYSSLSGDGISTTLSVGASHSQSWTTSNGPNAQASSSVSAEKPSQPSSEATQDGMKELPADLFTSSYSSFPVSVPGWQVRPPHGMGFHMQYHPTAVPVPAFPNSPRSRNPFDLSDDGTEAQVPMPMFPSMLPVQGALPNLPAPSALLHVSDAHSSHLMHPQAPPYGSVAPPQLPYGMSLAPGAFNEQQFHNGFPFSRPQMMHTGREDAFASLNPIQQPGGRFPAAPTTTNSLSSAGGNPFG; via the exons GGGCCTCAGTATGTATGCACAACTTTCTGGACCTTTGTTTGCACCACCTGTAGTGGAGTGCA TCGGGAATTCACTCACCGAGTAAAATCAGTCTCAATGGCTAAATTTAATGCAGAAGAAGTTAGTGCTCTTCAAGCTGGGGGAAATGAG AGAGCAAGGCAAATTTACTTTAAAGAGTGGGATCCACAGCGTCATTCATATCCAGATGGCAG TAACCAAAATAGACTTCGGGATTTTATTAAACACATCTATGTGGATAGAAAGTTTGCTGGTGACAGAGGTATGGGAAAGCTTGCAATGGTGAGAGCA GGTGCCCAGGAGGACTTTTCTGATCGGTGTTCTTTTGAGACACCTAGTGCTGGAGGAAGGAATGATGACAGAAAATCGAAGTATTATattgaagaaagaagaagtcCACGAAACAAACCAGAAAATGTCCGATCTGGTCACAGGAATCGTCCTGTTCACTTTGAGGTGGTTGATGACCGGTTTCGAGATGATGGATTGGGGAATGGAAGGAGCTATGAAACACATAGGTCTTCTAATGCAGAGTCCAGGGCAGGGAGCAGGTTGGGCAAGATCAGTCCCCCAGTAGCGCGCCCAGTCAGTGAACTTTTGGGTGAGAATGTTCCTTGTTTGCAGGTGGGTGGATCTCCTAATGCCAATGACAGGAGGGATACTGACAGCTCTGCTCATGGTCAG AAAACAGCATCTCCGAGTGAACCAGTTGAATCGAAATCGCTTGAACCTAAAACGGTGAACTCAGTTAGCTTGATTGATTTTAGTGCTGACCCTGAGCCTCCTGATCCTGCGGCAGCACCACAAACACAACAGACAGCTCTATCAATTGAAGGTGGCAATGGGGCTTCTGACACTCCTGTTGTAAATTCTTTGGAATCTCTATTGTTTGGATTGTCAGCACCTGCTGCTGGACCTGTAGATATCATGTCTGAAGCACTGGCCATCATGGATGGTGAGTCAGCTGCACCTTTAGCATTGTCCAATAATGTTGGAGGTACTGTAGCTGAATCAACATCCGATAAACCAGCAGCTTCACCGGTTGGAATGGAATTAATGCTGCTTAGTAGCAGCAATGATTCCAATGTCAGATTTACTGATGGTCAAAAGTTGCCAATAACACAGCAAAATCAGTTGTACTCATCCCTTTCTGGTGATGGTATCTCCACTACTCTGTCAGTTGGAGCTTCACATAGCCAG TCCTGGACTACATCCAATGGACCAAATGCTCAAGCTTCTTCTAGTGTATCTGCAGAAAAACCATCTCAACCCAGCTCTGAAGCGACCCAAGATGGGATGAAGGAACTTCCGGCT GACCTTTTCACTTCAAGCTATTCATCATTCCCAGTATCAGTACCTGGTTGGCAAGTTCGTCCTCCTCATGGGATGGGATTTCACATGCAGTACCATCCAACTGCCGTG CCTGTGCCAGCTTTTCCCAATTCACCAAGATCAAGGAATCCATTTGATCTCAGTGATGATGGCACTGAAGCTCAAGTTCCAATGCCAATG TTCCCTTCAATGTTGCCTGTGCAAGGGGCACTACCGAACTTGCCAGCTCCATCAGCCTTATTGCATGTTTCCGATGCCCATTCCTCCCACTTGATGCACCCTCAGGCACCACCTTATGGATCTGTAGCACCTCCACAGTTGCCTTATGGAATGTCATTAGCTCCTG GGGCTTTCAATGAACAGCAATTCCACAATGGCTTCCCGTTTTCCAG ACCACAAATGATGCATACAGGAAGGGAAGATGCTTTCGCTTCTTTGAACCCAATTCAGCAGCCCGGTGGCAGATTCCCAGCAGCACCAACTACTACAAATTCTCTGTCATCAGCAGGAGGAAACCCCTTTGGATAG
- the LOC131315579 gene encoding uncharacterized protein LOC131315579 isoform X5 — translation MQKKLVLFKLGEMREQGKFTLKSGIHSVIHIQMAAFLQSSNQNRLRDFIKHIYVDRKFAGDRGMGKLAMVRAGAQEDFSDRCSFETPSAGGRNDDRKSKYYIEERRSPRNKPENVRSGHRNRPVHFEVVDDRFRDDGLGNGRSYETHRSSNAESRAGSRLGKISPPVARPVSELLGENVPCLQVGGSPNANDRRDTDSSAHGQKTASPSEPVESKSLEPKTVNSVSLIDFSADPEPPDPAAAPQTQQTALSIEGGNGASDTPVVNSLESLLFGLSAPAAGPVDIMSEALAIMDGESAAPLALSNNVGGTVAESTSDKPAASPVGMELMLLSSSNDSNVRFTDGQKLPITQQNQLYSSLSGDGISTTLSVGASHSQSWTTSNGPNAQASSSVSAEKPSQPSSEATQDGMKELPAVIADLFTSSYSSFPVSVPGWQVRPPHGMGFHMQYHPTAVPVPAFPNSPRSRNPFDLSDDGTEAQVPMPMFPSMLPVQGALPNLPAPSALLHVSDAHSSHLMHPQAPPYGSVAPPQLPYGMSLAPVSGAFNEQQFHNGFPFSRPQMMHTGREDAFASLNPIQQPGGRFPAAPTTTNSLSSAGGNPFG, via the exons ATGCAGAAGAAGTTAGTGCTCTTCAAGCTGGGGGAAATGAG AGAGCAAGGCAAATTTACTTTAAAGAGTGGGATCCACAGCGTCATTCATATCCAGATGGCAG CCTTTTTGCAATCCAGTAACCAAAATAGACTTCGGGATTTTATTAAACACATCTATGTGGATAGAAAGTTTGCTGGTGACAGAGGTATGGGAAAGCTTGCAATGGTGAGAGCA GGTGCCCAGGAGGACTTTTCTGATCGGTGTTCTTTTGAGACACCTAGTGCTGGAGGAAGGAATGATGACAGAAAATCGAAGTATTATattgaagaaagaagaagtcCACGAAACAAACCAGAAAATGTCCGATCTGGTCACAGGAATCGTCCTGTTCACTTTGAGGTGGTTGATGACCGGTTTCGAGATGATGGATTGGGGAATGGAAGGAGCTATGAAACACATAGGTCTTCTAATGCAGAGTCCAGGGCAGGGAGCAGGTTGGGCAAGATCAGTCCCCCAGTAGCGCGCCCAGTCAGTGAACTTTTGGGTGAGAATGTTCCTTGTTTGCAGGTGGGTGGATCTCCTAATGCCAATGACAGGAGGGATACTGACAGCTCTGCTCATGGTCAG AAAACAGCATCTCCGAGTGAACCAGTTGAATCGAAATCGCTTGAACCTAAAACGGTGAACTCAGTTAGCTTGATTGATTTTAGTGCTGACCCTGAGCCTCCTGATCCTGCGGCAGCACCACAAACACAACAGACAGCTCTATCAATTGAAGGTGGCAATGGGGCTTCTGACACTCCTGTTGTAAATTCTTTGGAATCTCTATTGTTTGGATTGTCAGCACCTGCTGCTGGACCTGTAGATATCATGTCTGAAGCACTGGCCATCATGGATGGTGAGTCAGCTGCACCTTTAGCATTGTCCAATAATGTTGGAGGTACTGTAGCTGAATCAACATCCGATAAACCAGCAGCTTCACCGGTTGGAATGGAATTAATGCTGCTTAGTAGCAGCAATGATTCCAATGTCAGATTTACTGATGGTCAAAAGTTGCCAATAACACAGCAAAATCAGTTGTACTCATCCCTTTCTGGTGATGGTATCTCCACTACTCTGTCAGTTGGAGCTTCACATAGCCAG TCCTGGACTACATCCAATGGACCAAATGCTCAAGCTTCTTCTAGTGTATCTGCAGAAAAACCATCTCAACCCAGCTCTGAAGCGACCCAAGATGGGATGAAGGAACTTCCGGCTGTAATAGCG GACCTTTTCACTTCAAGCTATTCATCATTCCCAGTATCAGTACCTGGTTGGCAAGTTCGTCCTCCTCATGGGATGGGATTTCACATGCAGTACCATCCAACTGCCGTG CCTGTGCCAGCTTTTCCCAATTCACCAAGATCAAGGAATCCATTTGATCTCAGTGATGATGGCACTGAAGCTCAAGTTCCAATGCCAATG TTCCCTTCAATGTTGCCTGTGCAAGGGGCACTACCGAACTTGCCAGCTCCATCAGCCTTATTGCATGTTTCCGATGCCCATTCCTCCCACTTGATGCACCCTCAGGCACCACCTTATGGATCTGTAGCACCTCCACAGTTGCCTTATGGAATGTCATTAGCTCCTG TTTCAGGGGCTTTCAATGAACAGCAATTCCACAATGGCTTCCCGTTTTCCAG ACCACAAATGATGCATACAGGAAGGGAAGATGCTTTCGCTTCTTTGAACCCAATTCAGCAGCCCGGTGGCAGATTCCCAGCAGCACCAACTACTACAAATTCTCTGTCATCAGCAGGAGGAAACCCCTTTGGATAG
- the LOC131315579 gene encoding probable ADP-ribosylation factor GTPase-activating protein AGD14 isoform X1 — protein MSNRMKEEERIERIIRNLLKLPENRRCINCNSLGPQYVCTTFWTFVCTTCSGVHREFTHRVKSVSMAKFNAEEVSALQAGGNERARQIYFKEWDPQRHSYPDGSNQNRLRDFIKHIYVDRKFAGDRGMGKLAMVRAGAQEDFSDRCSFETPSAGGRNDDRKSKYYIEERRSPRNKPENVRSGHRNRPVHFEVVDDRFRDDGLGNGRSYETHRSSNAESRAGSRLGKISPPVARPVSELLGENVPCLQVGGSPNANDRRDTDSSAHGQKTASPSEPVESKSLEPKTVNSVSLIDFSADPEPPDPAAAPQTQQTALSIEGGNGASDTPVVNSLESLLFGLSAPAAGPVDIMSEALAIMDGESAAPLALSNNVGGTVAESTSDKPAASPVGMELMLLSSSNDSNVRFTDGQKLPITQQNQLYSSLSGDGISTTLSVGASHSQSWTTSNGPNAQASSSVSAEKPSQPSSEATQDGMKELPAVIADLFTSSYSSFPVSVPGWQVRPPHGMGFHMQYHPTAVPVPAFPNSPRSRNPFDLSDDGTEAQVPMPMFPSMLPVQGALPNLPAPSALLHVSDAHSSHLMHPQAPPYGSVAPPQLPYGMSLAPVSGAFNEQQFHNGFPFSRPQMMHTGREDAFASLNPIQQPGGRFPAAPTTTNSLSSAGGNPFG, from the exons GGGCCTCAGTATGTATGCACAACTTTCTGGACCTTTGTTTGCACCACCTGTAGTGGAGTGCA TCGGGAATTCACTCACCGAGTAAAATCAGTCTCAATGGCTAAATTTAATGCAGAAGAAGTTAGTGCTCTTCAAGCTGGGGGAAATGAG AGAGCAAGGCAAATTTACTTTAAAGAGTGGGATCCACAGCGTCATTCATATCCAGATGGCAG TAACCAAAATAGACTTCGGGATTTTATTAAACACATCTATGTGGATAGAAAGTTTGCTGGTGACAGAGGTATGGGAAAGCTTGCAATGGTGAGAGCA GGTGCCCAGGAGGACTTTTCTGATCGGTGTTCTTTTGAGACACCTAGTGCTGGAGGAAGGAATGATGACAGAAAATCGAAGTATTATattgaagaaagaagaagtcCACGAAACAAACCAGAAAATGTCCGATCTGGTCACAGGAATCGTCCTGTTCACTTTGAGGTGGTTGATGACCGGTTTCGAGATGATGGATTGGGGAATGGAAGGAGCTATGAAACACATAGGTCTTCTAATGCAGAGTCCAGGGCAGGGAGCAGGTTGGGCAAGATCAGTCCCCCAGTAGCGCGCCCAGTCAGTGAACTTTTGGGTGAGAATGTTCCTTGTTTGCAGGTGGGTGGATCTCCTAATGCCAATGACAGGAGGGATACTGACAGCTCTGCTCATGGTCAG AAAACAGCATCTCCGAGTGAACCAGTTGAATCGAAATCGCTTGAACCTAAAACGGTGAACTCAGTTAGCTTGATTGATTTTAGTGCTGACCCTGAGCCTCCTGATCCTGCGGCAGCACCACAAACACAACAGACAGCTCTATCAATTGAAGGTGGCAATGGGGCTTCTGACACTCCTGTTGTAAATTCTTTGGAATCTCTATTGTTTGGATTGTCAGCACCTGCTGCTGGACCTGTAGATATCATGTCTGAAGCACTGGCCATCATGGATGGTGAGTCAGCTGCACCTTTAGCATTGTCCAATAATGTTGGAGGTACTGTAGCTGAATCAACATCCGATAAACCAGCAGCTTCACCGGTTGGAATGGAATTAATGCTGCTTAGTAGCAGCAATGATTCCAATGTCAGATTTACTGATGGTCAAAAGTTGCCAATAACACAGCAAAATCAGTTGTACTCATCCCTTTCTGGTGATGGTATCTCCACTACTCTGTCAGTTGGAGCTTCACATAGCCAG TCCTGGACTACATCCAATGGACCAAATGCTCAAGCTTCTTCTAGTGTATCTGCAGAAAAACCATCTCAACCCAGCTCTGAAGCGACCCAAGATGGGATGAAGGAACTTCCGGCTGTAATAGCG GACCTTTTCACTTCAAGCTATTCATCATTCCCAGTATCAGTACCTGGTTGGCAAGTTCGTCCTCCTCATGGGATGGGATTTCACATGCAGTACCATCCAACTGCCGTG CCTGTGCCAGCTTTTCCCAATTCACCAAGATCAAGGAATCCATTTGATCTCAGTGATGATGGCACTGAAGCTCAAGTTCCAATGCCAATG TTCCCTTCAATGTTGCCTGTGCAAGGGGCACTACCGAACTTGCCAGCTCCATCAGCCTTATTGCATGTTTCCGATGCCCATTCCTCCCACTTGATGCACCCTCAGGCACCACCTTATGGATCTGTAGCACCTCCACAGTTGCCTTATGGAATGTCATTAGCTCCTG TTTCAGGGGCTTTCAATGAACAGCAATTCCACAATGGCTTCCCGTTTTCCAG ACCACAAATGATGCATACAGGAAGGGAAGATGCTTTCGCTTCTTTGAACCCAATTCAGCAGCCCGGTGGCAGATTCCCAGCAGCACCAACTACTACAAATTCTCTGTCATCAGCAGGAGGAAACCCCTTTGGATAG
- the LOC131315579 gene encoding uncharacterized protein LOC131315579 isoform X3 codes for MSNRMKEEERIERIIRNLLKLPENRRCINCNSLGPQYVCTTFWTFVCTTCSGVHREFTHRVKSVSMAKFNAEEVSALQAGGNERARQIYFKEWDPQRHSYPDGSNQNRLRDFIKHIYVDRKFAGDRGMGKLAMVRAGAQEDFSDRCSFETPSAGGRNDDRKSKYYIEERRSPRNKPENVRSGHRNRPVHFEVVDDRFRDDGLGNGRSYETHRSSNAESRAGSRLGKISPPVARPVSELLGENVPCLQVGGSPNANDRRDTDSSAHGQKTASPSEPVESKSLEPKTVNSVSLIDFSADPEPPDPAAAPQTQQTALSIEGGNGASDTPVVNSLESLLFGLSAPAAGPVDIMSEALAIMDGESAAPLALSNNVGGTVAESTSDKPAASPVGMELMLLSSSNDSNVRFTDGQKLPITQQNQLYSSLSGDGISTTLSVGASHSQSWTTSNGPNAQASSSVSAEKPSQPSSEATQDGMKELPADLFTSSYSSFPVSVPGWQVRPPHGMGFHMQYHPTAVPVPAFPNSPRSRNPFDLSDDGTEAQVPMPMFPSMLPVQGALPNLPAPSALLHVSDAHSSHLMHPQAPPYGSVAPPQLPYGMSLAPVSGAFNEQQFHNGFPFSRPQMMHTGREDAFASLNPIQQPGGRFPAAPTTTNSLSSAGGNPFG; via the exons GGGCCTCAGTATGTATGCACAACTTTCTGGACCTTTGTTTGCACCACCTGTAGTGGAGTGCA TCGGGAATTCACTCACCGAGTAAAATCAGTCTCAATGGCTAAATTTAATGCAGAAGAAGTTAGTGCTCTTCAAGCTGGGGGAAATGAG AGAGCAAGGCAAATTTACTTTAAAGAGTGGGATCCACAGCGTCATTCATATCCAGATGGCAG TAACCAAAATAGACTTCGGGATTTTATTAAACACATCTATGTGGATAGAAAGTTTGCTGGTGACAGAGGTATGGGAAAGCTTGCAATGGTGAGAGCA GGTGCCCAGGAGGACTTTTCTGATCGGTGTTCTTTTGAGACACCTAGTGCTGGAGGAAGGAATGATGACAGAAAATCGAAGTATTATattgaagaaagaagaagtcCACGAAACAAACCAGAAAATGTCCGATCTGGTCACAGGAATCGTCCTGTTCACTTTGAGGTGGTTGATGACCGGTTTCGAGATGATGGATTGGGGAATGGAAGGAGCTATGAAACACATAGGTCTTCTAATGCAGAGTCCAGGGCAGGGAGCAGGTTGGGCAAGATCAGTCCCCCAGTAGCGCGCCCAGTCAGTGAACTTTTGGGTGAGAATGTTCCTTGTTTGCAGGTGGGTGGATCTCCTAATGCCAATGACAGGAGGGATACTGACAGCTCTGCTCATGGTCAG AAAACAGCATCTCCGAGTGAACCAGTTGAATCGAAATCGCTTGAACCTAAAACGGTGAACTCAGTTAGCTTGATTGATTTTAGTGCTGACCCTGAGCCTCCTGATCCTGCGGCAGCACCACAAACACAACAGACAGCTCTATCAATTGAAGGTGGCAATGGGGCTTCTGACACTCCTGTTGTAAATTCTTTGGAATCTCTATTGTTTGGATTGTCAGCACCTGCTGCTGGACCTGTAGATATCATGTCTGAAGCACTGGCCATCATGGATGGTGAGTCAGCTGCACCTTTAGCATTGTCCAATAATGTTGGAGGTACTGTAGCTGAATCAACATCCGATAAACCAGCAGCTTCACCGGTTGGAATGGAATTAATGCTGCTTAGTAGCAGCAATGATTCCAATGTCAGATTTACTGATGGTCAAAAGTTGCCAATAACACAGCAAAATCAGTTGTACTCATCCCTTTCTGGTGATGGTATCTCCACTACTCTGTCAGTTGGAGCTTCACATAGCCAG TCCTGGACTACATCCAATGGACCAAATGCTCAAGCTTCTTCTAGTGTATCTGCAGAAAAACCATCTCAACCCAGCTCTGAAGCGACCCAAGATGGGATGAAGGAACTTCCGGCT GACCTTTTCACTTCAAGCTATTCATCATTCCCAGTATCAGTACCTGGTTGGCAAGTTCGTCCTCCTCATGGGATGGGATTTCACATGCAGTACCATCCAACTGCCGTG CCTGTGCCAGCTTTTCCCAATTCACCAAGATCAAGGAATCCATTTGATCTCAGTGATGATGGCACTGAAGCTCAAGTTCCAATGCCAATG TTCCCTTCAATGTTGCCTGTGCAAGGGGCACTACCGAACTTGCCAGCTCCATCAGCCTTATTGCATGTTTCCGATGCCCATTCCTCCCACTTGATGCACCCTCAGGCACCACCTTATGGATCTGTAGCACCTCCACAGTTGCCTTATGGAATGTCATTAGCTCCTG TTTCAGGGGCTTTCAATGAACAGCAATTCCACAATGGCTTCCCGTTTTCCAG ACCACAAATGATGCATACAGGAAGGGAAGATGCTTTCGCTTCTTTGAACCCAATTCAGCAGCCCGGTGGCAGATTCCCAGCAGCACCAACTACTACAAATTCTCTGTCATCAGCAGGAGGAAACCCCTTTGGATAG
- the LOC131315579 gene encoding probable ADP-ribosylation factor GTPase-activating protein AGD14 isoform X2 — MSNRMKEEERIERIIRNLLKLPENRRCINCNSLGPQYVCTTFWTFVCTTCSGVHREFTHRVKSVSMAKFNAEEVSALQAGGNERARQIYFKEWDPQRHSYPDGSNQNRLRDFIKHIYVDRKFAGDRGMGKLAMVRAGAQEDFSDRCSFETPSAGGRNDDRKSKYYIEERRSPRNKPENVRSGHRNRPVHFEVVDDRFRDDGLGNGRSYETHRSSNAESRAGSRLGKISPPVARPVSELLGENVPCLQVGGSPNANDRRDTDSSAHGQKTASPSEPVESKSLEPKTVNSVSLIDFSADPEPPDPAAAPQTQQTALSIEGGNGASDTPVVNSLESLLFGLSAPAAGPVDIMSEALAIMDGESAAPLALSNNVGGTVAESTSDKPAASPVGMELMLLSSSNDSNVRFTDGQKLPITQQNQLYSSLSGDGISTTLSVGASHSQSWTTSNGPNAQASSSVSAEKPSQPSSEATQDGMKELPAVIADLFTSSYSSFPVSVPGWQVRPPHGMGFHMQYHPTAVPVPAFPNSPRSRNPFDLSDDGTEAQVPMPMFPSMLPVQGALPNLPAPSALLHVSDAHSSHLMHPQAPPYGSVAPPQLPYGMSLAPGAFNEQQFHNGFPFSRPQMMHTGREDAFASLNPIQQPGGRFPAAPTTTNSLSSAGGNPFG, encoded by the exons GGGCCTCAGTATGTATGCACAACTTTCTGGACCTTTGTTTGCACCACCTGTAGTGGAGTGCA TCGGGAATTCACTCACCGAGTAAAATCAGTCTCAATGGCTAAATTTAATGCAGAAGAAGTTAGTGCTCTTCAAGCTGGGGGAAATGAG AGAGCAAGGCAAATTTACTTTAAAGAGTGGGATCCACAGCGTCATTCATATCCAGATGGCAG TAACCAAAATAGACTTCGGGATTTTATTAAACACATCTATGTGGATAGAAAGTTTGCTGGTGACAGAGGTATGGGAAAGCTTGCAATGGTGAGAGCA GGTGCCCAGGAGGACTTTTCTGATCGGTGTTCTTTTGAGACACCTAGTGCTGGAGGAAGGAATGATGACAGAAAATCGAAGTATTATattgaagaaagaagaagtcCACGAAACAAACCAGAAAATGTCCGATCTGGTCACAGGAATCGTCCTGTTCACTTTGAGGTGGTTGATGACCGGTTTCGAGATGATGGATTGGGGAATGGAAGGAGCTATGAAACACATAGGTCTTCTAATGCAGAGTCCAGGGCAGGGAGCAGGTTGGGCAAGATCAGTCCCCCAGTAGCGCGCCCAGTCAGTGAACTTTTGGGTGAGAATGTTCCTTGTTTGCAGGTGGGTGGATCTCCTAATGCCAATGACAGGAGGGATACTGACAGCTCTGCTCATGGTCAG AAAACAGCATCTCCGAGTGAACCAGTTGAATCGAAATCGCTTGAACCTAAAACGGTGAACTCAGTTAGCTTGATTGATTTTAGTGCTGACCCTGAGCCTCCTGATCCTGCGGCAGCACCACAAACACAACAGACAGCTCTATCAATTGAAGGTGGCAATGGGGCTTCTGACACTCCTGTTGTAAATTCTTTGGAATCTCTATTGTTTGGATTGTCAGCACCTGCTGCTGGACCTGTAGATATCATGTCTGAAGCACTGGCCATCATGGATGGTGAGTCAGCTGCACCTTTAGCATTGTCCAATAATGTTGGAGGTACTGTAGCTGAATCAACATCCGATAAACCAGCAGCTTCACCGGTTGGAATGGAATTAATGCTGCTTAGTAGCAGCAATGATTCCAATGTCAGATTTACTGATGGTCAAAAGTTGCCAATAACACAGCAAAATCAGTTGTACTCATCCCTTTCTGGTGATGGTATCTCCACTACTCTGTCAGTTGGAGCTTCACATAGCCAG TCCTGGACTACATCCAATGGACCAAATGCTCAAGCTTCTTCTAGTGTATCTGCAGAAAAACCATCTCAACCCAGCTCTGAAGCGACCCAAGATGGGATGAAGGAACTTCCGGCTGTAATAGCG GACCTTTTCACTTCAAGCTATTCATCATTCCCAGTATCAGTACCTGGTTGGCAAGTTCGTCCTCCTCATGGGATGGGATTTCACATGCAGTACCATCCAACTGCCGTG CCTGTGCCAGCTTTTCCCAATTCACCAAGATCAAGGAATCCATTTGATCTCAGTGATGATGGCACTGAAGCTCAAGTTCCAATGCCAATG TTCCCTTCAATGTTGCCTGTGCAAGGGGCACTACCGAACTTGCCAGCTCCATCAGCCTTATTGCATGTTTCCGATGCCCATTCCTCCCACTTGATGCACCCTCAGGCACCACCTTATGGATCTGTAGCACCTCCACAGTTGCCTTATGGAATGTCATTAGCTCCTG GGGCTTTCAATGAACAGCAATTCCACAATGGCTTCCCGTTTTCCAG ACCACAAATGATGCATACAGGAAGGGAAGATGCTTTCGCTTCTTTGAACCCAATTCAGCAGCCCGGTGGCAGATTCCCAGCAGCACCAACTACTACAAATTCTCTGTCATCAGCAGGAGGAAACCCCTTTGGATAG